In Brassica napus cultivar Da-Ae chromosome A3, Da-Ae, whole genome shotgun sequence, the sequence ACCAGACTTATTCAACGAAACTGATACACCAAACCCACCATACCACTACGTAATGAAAGCCGACGATGACACGTACATAAGACAAGAAAGCCTCGTAGCATCTTTAAGACCATTACCTCGTGAAGATCTCTACTACGGCTATGTCATTCCATGTCCAAGCATGGACCCGTTCGTACATTACATGTCAGGAATGGGCTACTTAGTCTCGTGGGACATCGCAGTTTGGCTCAAAGAATCTGAAATTCCCAAGAAACATTTAGAAGGTCCTGAAGACAAAGTGTTTGGCGACTGGATTCGAGAAGGAAGACGAGGGAAGAACCGGTTTAATGCTAAATGGTCCATGTATAATTTCCCCGAGCCTCCTACTAGATGCACACATGAGCTTTGGCCTGATACTATTGCGGTTCATTTGTTGAAGAACCAAGAGAAGTGGATACGGACATTGAACTATTTCAATGTTACGAGCAATCTTAAGCCTTCTAAATTATACCACATACCGTAGATAGATACATctgatttattataatttatacttaaatttctttttaattggTTTTGTGATCGTTAAtgtcttttaaaatttaaataatcattTGTCTAACTAAGGATTTCAGATATGTTCAGTAGTCTTAGAATACGTGTGGGCGTTTTCATGGTGGCCCAATAAATACAATGTTcaacatcaatatatattatcttataaTCAGCTTAACTattaaattactttttaatgCTAATTTATTATACACCAAAATATAGACAATTTTACATCCAATAgctctataaaataattttatccaCACCAAACTAAACTGAaccatttgataaaaaattatatctgaCGGTTTTGTTTGCACAACgttagaaattttattattcttcaCTAATCTGCTTactgaaattataaaacaaaaccgGGTTAACAAGGGAAGCTCCATTTGTTTGCAAACCGATTTCAAGGGTAGTATCGTAATTTTGAACAGCTGACGAAGCGAGTCGGCTTGGGCCATCAAAATGGGCCTCACGAGCTGGACACAGCTTTGCCTGTGACAGAACCTACACTACATCACAGACGAATTAGCAAAAAGGCTTTTctcaaacaagaaaaaaaaagcgtGCGAGCTCGTGGCGTGACCTAACTAACCTCAACGCCAGGTGACATTATCATTGCTCACGGCGAGAACGTTGGCCTCCTCGTCTCGTCTCCCTTTGAGTTTCTCGAGGCCCTTTTTACTACttactgtcttcttcttcaaaagcCGCCGTCGCCTGATTCCACCATCATCGAGGGCGACGGAGCAGCTAGGGTTTATCAATCGACCGTGAACCGTTTCGTCGATCTTCCGATTTGGTAAGGAATCTAGATAACGAGCTAACGTTCTTTGTTGATTCATGTGGCCTTCGTGAGATTGGCTTTTGATCGATTCGATTAGATTCTCTCGATCTGTTTACTTCCATAGATAGTTTCGGTAAACCTGAGGAGAACGTATTGTGTGATTACACTCATAGCTTGTTGTGATTCTCTGTGATATTGTATCTACattgatttgattcgttataGTTTATAAACGTAGTTGAAACTGATTTGTTTCCTCTGTGGATTGTAGTTACATGTGTATACGCATGGTTCTTGTGGCAATGTAGAATTGCTTTCTGTTGCAGCCTCTTTTGTTGAGGCTGCTATAAGATAGCTTTAACTTTTAGGTTTTTGAAGattctgattggttgattagCTCAGAGAAGTGTTGGAGCTTGGATTATATCATTTTGTGAATCGTTGCATAGTGGTGGCATGCCTTTGATTATTTGTTGCTTGTGAAATTGTCAGTGCTTCTTTTCTACATTAGAAGATGGGAAGCAGTCCAGCTCCGTTTCCGGATATTGGCAGGAAAGCCAAAGGTAAGTTTGGCAGATCGTGGACATTGCTCTCTCTCTGTGTTTGTGGTTCCCTTTACTGACTATTTGATAATTTGCAGATCTTCTGAACAAGGATTACATTTTCGACCAGAAGTTTACTCTGACGATGCTGAGTGCTACTGGAACGGTATGTTGAATTCTTTAATAGGTTAAAATCCATTTTatagaaaacataatttttgctTATATGACCTGTCAAAGATTATCATGCCTTCGATATAGAATACGTGCTGCTACATGTGTTTTGGGGGGGGGATCAAAATTAGAGATTTAACATGGGGGTACTTAAGAATAGCTGCCTTGCACGCCTTTGATTCGTAAGAAGTTGATAGCTAGTATATCCAGTTAATGTACATACTCTGGTTTTCAAAAACATGGACTTTGATGTATCGTAAATGGGAGAACAATTGTTTTAGTTTAGGTGTCATCTAATTAGGATTGTTCTGGTGACACTCCCTTCTTCAAACCAAAGTACGTAATTTACTTTGAGCCTATGTTTATATACCGTAATGAAATATTCTCTTCAACAGGAATTCGTGGCGACAGGTTTGCAGAAGGATGATTTATTTTTTGGCGACATAAGCACACTATATAAAGGTCAAAACACCATTGTTGATCTGAAAATCGACAGCCACTCAAGTGTAAGTAATTATCTGTAGTGATACATGCTTTCTGATCTTGTGCACCTTAACTCTCCTTAACCATATTACGTAACATCTTTATGCAGGTGTCGACGAAAGTAACTGTCAAAAATCTCATGCCATCTGCCAAAGCTGTTATCAGCTTCAAAATACCTGATCACAAGTCTGGCAAGGTCAGTGCATCATAACCCATATAAAAAACGACTACTCTAGTCTCAGTCAGTTTCTGCACTCTTTAGTCTTAACATGTGTATCTGTTATAATTCAGCTGGATGTGCAATACGTTCATCCCCATGCGACGCTCAATTCCAGCATTGGCCTCAATCCAACTCCTCTGCTTGATCTGTCAGCAACTATCGGAAGCCAGACTGTTAGCCTCGGTGGCGAAGTTGGTTTCGACACAGCTTCCTCTTCACTAACCAAGTACAACGCCGGAATTAGTTTCAACAAGCCAGACTTCTCTGCTGCTCTCATGCTGTAAGTAAACAACAAACACTATGCTCCTCCATTTTCCAATCTGCTTTCAGTTTTTAACTGAAAAGAGTGATATAACTTCTAGGGAGGATAAAGGGGAGAGTCTAAGAGCTACTTACGTACACACGGTGAATCCAACCACATCCGTTGGCGCAGAACTGATCCGTCGCTTCACAAATCATGCCAACAGTTTCACCATCGGAAGCTCATACTCCGTGGATCCTTTTACAACGGTGAAGACAAGACTCTCTAACAATGGGAAAGCAGGGATGGTGGTACAAAGGGAATGGAGACCCAAGTCTCTCATAACTCTCTCAGCTGAGTATGACTCAAAGGCTGTGAACTCTTCACCGAAGGTTGGTCTTGCTCTCGCTCTCAAACCATAAAAGAAACAAGTGCTCTCTCAGTTTGGAATACATTTTTTTTCACCATGCCCAAAGGAATGTATTTTGGGTTATTAAATCACTTTTgcattaatattttgttttctttaatctCATTGTGTGATGTGAAAAAGGGAGTGATAAAACCCCATTTTTGGAAAAGaaagttgtttttgtttctttagacTTATGTTTCAAGTTGATCAGATACAAATAGTCCATCAGGATGGGCTGATATTTGCAGGCTAATATTATCAAGCAATAAAACATTTGGTTTAAGACTATTTCTGCTAATTCGAACTTTTCTGTCTTTGCTCGAGAGTTAAGACCATTCATTCACTAGTCTGCGAGAAGGATCTGTTCTGACAAGACCTTCCTTCGTGTGGAAAGATCTAGCTAGTCTTTTCTATTATCTTTACTGCCTAAATAATCTAAAGCAAAACAAACGAAGTGATATGTGATATGCATCAGTTTTCAGTTTTTTACCACCTCAGCCTTGAATATACTTACGTTTTACATAATTGAAAGCTACTtccatattttataaatttctttCCTATGAGACTAATCTTAAAAGCAGACAACTTTTTAACGGTTTAACAATATCTAAACTTTCATAGTAAACACtgattcattttttaaaaacataagaaaattttgatcaataataaagagaaaaaatagTCCCAAACAAATCTTGACCATCATAAATCACTCAAATCAGCAAGTCTTAAACTCAAAGAAAG encodes:
- the LOC106443293 gene encoding hydroxyproline O-galactosyltransferase GALT3 — protein: MKYSPRSDGRKFIIPSFFFIVALCVLAFINEVRFDSLLSFGRCALSNVPRNSSSLEAPLLSSSDEDEIRILIGILTLPDQYQRRHFLRMIYGTQDVPAGVKIDVKFVFCNLTKEDQKVLVALEIMRYDDIIILNCNENMNKGKTYTYFSSLPDLFNETDTPNPPYHYVMKADDDTYIRQESLVASLRPLPREDLYYGYVIPCPSMDPFVHYMSGMGYLVSWDIAVWLKESEIPKKHLEGPEDKVFGDWIREGRRGKNRFNAKWSMYNFPEPPTRCTHELWPDTIAVHLLKNQEKWIRTLNYFNVTSNLKPSKLYHIP
- the LOC106436656 gene encoding mitochondrial outer membrane protein porin 4 produces the protein MGSSPAPFPDIGRKAKDLLNKDYIFDQKFTLTMLSATGTEFVATGLQKDDLFFGDISTLYKGQNTIVDLKIDSHSSVSTKVTVKNLMPSAKAVISFKIPDHKSGKLDVQYVHPHATLNSSIGLNPTPLLDLSATIGSQTVSLGGEVGFDTASSSLTKYNAGISFNKPDFSAALMLEDKGESLRATYVHTVNPTTSVGAELIRRFTNHANSFTIGSSYSVDPFTTVKTRLSNNGKAGMVVQREWRPKSLITLSAEYDSKAVNSSPKVGLALALKP